The following coding sequences lie in one Populus nigra chromosome 15, ddPopNigr1.1, whole genome shotgun sequence genomic window:
- the LOC133674267 gene encoding cytochrome P450 734A1-like yields MKELFLYYYWPIKLLAISFLALVFLIKIVVLLWCRPRRIEHHFSKQGIRGPPYRFFIGNVKEIVEMMLKASSQPMPFSHNILPRVLSFYHHWKKIYGATFLVWFGPTVRLTVSDPDLIREIFTSKSELYEKVEAHPLVKQLEGDGLLSLKGEKWALHRKIITPTFHMENLKLLVPVVAKSVSDMLEQWSAMTNSDEVEIEVSEWFQTLTEDVITRTAFGSSYEDGKAIFQLQAQQMVLAAVAFRRVLIPGYRFFPTRRNINSWRLDKEIKKSLMKLIERRREKSSVNKTHQDSCPKDLLGLMIQASNSCTDVTVHDIVEECKSFFFAGQHTTSNLLTWTTVLLAMHPQWQAQAREEVLRVCGSRETPTKDDVAKLKTLTMILNESLRLYPPTIATIRRSKADVELGGYKVPSGTEILIPILALHHDQSIWGNDANEFNPARFSGGVARAAKHHVAFIPFGLGVRTCIGQNLAILQAKLTLAILLQRFSFRLAPSYQHAPTVLMLLYPQYGAPIIFQHLSNP; encoded by the exons ATGAAGGAGCTGTTCTTGTATTATTACTGGCCCATTAAGCTGCTTGCCATCTCCTTCCTGGCATTAGTTTTTTTGATAAAGATTGTAGTCTTGCTTTGGTGTAGACCCCGAAGAATTGAACACCATTTTTCCAAGCAAGGAATCAGAGGACCCCCTTATCGTTTCTTCATTGGCAACGTGAAGGAGATTGTGGAAATGATGTTAAAGGCCTCTTCTCAACCCATGCCTTTCTCTCACAACATACTCCCTAGAGTTCTCTCTTTTTACCATCACTGGAAGAAAATCTACG GTGCAACGTTTCTTGTGTGGTTCGGACCCACGGTTCGACTTACCGTCTCTGATCCAGATCTCATCCGAGAAATTTTTACATCCAAGTCGGAATTGTATGAGAAGGTTGAGGCTCACCCTCTTGTTAAGCAGCTTGAAGGTGATGGACTCCTAAGCCTCAAAGGAGAAAAATGGGCTCTCCATAGGAAAATCATAACACCCACATTCCACATGGAAAATCTCAAG TTGCTAGTACCTGTGGTGGCAAAGAGCGTAAGCGATATGCTGGAGCAATGGTCGGCAATGACAAATTCTGACGAGGTGGAAATTGAAGTTTCCGAATGGTTCCAAACCCTAACAGAAGACGTCATTACGCGAACAGCATTTGGCAGCAGCTACGAAGATGGAAAGGCCATTTTTCAATTGCAAGCACAGCAAATGGTCCTCGCTGCCGTGGCATTCCGACGAGTTCTAATCCCTGGTTACAG gtTCTTTCCGACAAGAAGGAACATTAATTCGTGGAGATTGGacaaagaaatcaagaaatcacTGATGAAGCTCATtgaaaggagaagagagaaatcGAGCGTTAACAAAACGCATCAAGATAGCTGCCCTAAGGATTTGTTAGGACTAATGATTCAGGCCTCAAATTCATGTACTGATGTAACCGTACACGACATTGTCGAAGAGTGCAAGAGCTTTTTTTTTGCGGGCCAGCACACCACATCAAACTTGCTGACGTGGACAACGGTCCTACTAGCAATGCATCCACAGTGGCAGGCTCAAGCACGTGAGGAGGTCTTGAGGGTGTGTGGATCACGTGAGACGCCCACCAAGGATGATGTTGCAAAGCTTAAGACG CTGACCATGATTTTAAATGAATCCTTACGGTTGTACCCACCAACAATCGCCACAATCAGACGGTCCAAGGCTGATGTGGAGCTGGGGGGCTACAAAGTCCCAAGTGGGACCGAGATCTTGATACCGATCCTGGCCCTTCATCATGATCAATCCATATGGGGCAATGATGCAAATGAATTCAATCCTGCTCGCTTCTCCGGTGGTGTGGCCCGCGCTGCTAAGCATCACGTGGCGTTCATTCCGTTCGGGCTCGGAGTCCGCACCTGCATCGGCCAAAATCTAGCCATCTTGCAAGCCAAATTAACGCTTGCCATATTACTGCAACGATTCTCTTTCAGACTGGCCCCTAGCTATCAGCATGCACCAACAGTCCTCATGCTACTTTACCCCCAGTATGGCGCACCCATCATCTTCCAACATCTGTCAAATCCATGA